The sequence TTTTCTTTGCACAATAGGTCCTAATGTGTATCCAGGTGTTAATGTCTATCCAGGTGTCTTATTTCGCTTAATTGGATTAGAAGCAATTGTATCAAATAGTAAAAAAGCACATATAAAGAACAATTAAATTTGAGTTCcctcatttaaaattaaaaattattaaaggacCAATGAATTTATCAACTGTACTGCAACttaagattttttagttaaattagccatttaagtattcaaaatcaagaatttttgaaaatgtaaagattaattaattaaataattaatttttaaccaaacATAAAATTACCTTACACAATTTTGCTATTTTTGGCAAAACCCTGATCAAAAACTTACAACCTACTACCTATTCTATTTTGAATATGacattaagaaataatttttcaatgaaaacatatttaattagtCTTTAACTTTTGCGTTGGATGCACACAACATATGAGGCGTGTCATATCAAAAGCAACAACCTCCACTTTTTGTAAATATGGAGTTTTGggcataaattattattgctaaagctcctttatttaataaatttatttgtagcATAAAAGACAATATCCCATacaaaattaggtttaaaaattGCTGTTTATTGCAAAACATACAATCTCTACTGTGTGATTCACAGCAAAATAAGCAATATCCATTTCAACCAATTACAGTCAGTGTACGCGTCATCTGACTTGACTAGTTTTACTAGGGGTCTCCGCTTGTTTGTTTCGATGATGTTTATTTCCTGCTGTTTACGTTTTAAGATAGATTCGTTGCTTTCAGACATAATcattatttgaattaatttaaaacagtgTAGTTGGTTATAATTTGGTTTGCGATATTCGCGGAAAGTTGTTTAAAATGGAACATCCATTACAAGTTGAAGAGTGAAAAGCTAGAAAGCGGCGTTCAAATCCCGAGAAATGGACCCGGAATGCACAAAAAAAGGCAAGGTAGGAAACATTGAATATTTCTATAACTTTAGCAATAAAATTGATAACCCCGTTAGCAAGCTTTATCGATGTTGATAATTTATTGTTGTCACTAAAACGGTGCTTCGGaaacatatgtttttaaattatttaaaggtgtttctttttattagatacatGCCTTCCAAGCTTCCAGTAGCTCCACAATGTAGTCATCATTCTGGGGCTCTTCAATGTAAGAAACTTACTATAAGGGACTTGAAAgcttttcatgaaaaattttattctacTTATGATAAGTTAAAAGAATTTCCCTTTATTTTGAAGTACACACAAGTGTTAAACATAAAAAGACGTCGTCCTAAAAATGAAATGCACTCAAGGAAGCAATTccatacaaaatattttgttagcaGCATTGAACGTACTTTGATTCCTGTGTGTCAACAGACGTTTctgaattctttaaatattaagagtCTTCGAGTGCAGCGTGCTATTGGAAATTTTATGAAAACTGGTACTGCGCCCCAGGAAAATAGAGGTGGCgattataaatcaaaaaaatttaaaaacaaatgcttGGCTGTAatactttttttgaaatcacTAAAATGTGACAGTTCACACTACTGTCGGTCTTCCTCTATGCGGCAGTACTTAAGCTCggatctaaatattaataaattaattagattGTATAATGACCAGGCTGCCTCTGAGCTTAAAGTCAAGCATacgtatttttggaaaatatttagcACTAAATTCATTTTAGGTTTTGAGCATCCCGTTACCGACGCATGTTCTACGTGCATacaattaagtttaaaaattaagagtGAAACAGATGTAAATAAAAAGCCGAAGCTTATGGCTGAGAAACAAGTTCATAAATACAAAgctaaagcattttttgatCTGGTACGAAAGAAGAGGGATGACCTTATTACCTTTTGCTTTGACTGTGAAAAAAATGCACCCTTTCCAAAAATACCTGATCAGAGTTGTTACTACAGCCGTCAGTTATacctttataattttacaatCACACAGGGAAGTTCAAAAGAcacattgtttaaaaataatacgttCTGTTACGTATGGACCGAAGATGTTCACAAAAAAGGCTCAAATGAAATTGCCTCAGCCCTGTACCATAGATTACAAAATACTgattttcactataaaaaagttattggtTTAGTTGCTTATGGTTGCGGGggccaaaacaaaaacattactGTCATTACTGCTTGCTCTTTTTGGTTTCAACAAAAAGCTCCTCAAAACATTGAAACAATAGAGCTTGTGTTTCCAATTACAGGGCACTCTTTTATTCCGCCAGACCGAGTCTTCGGCAATATCGAGAAGAAAATCAAAACTTTCGAAAATATTGTAAATCCAGATCAGTATAAAGACATTATATCTGAACATGGGACTATCATAGAGCTTGGTAGTGACTGCATCATTCCAGATTTTAAGGCAGCAGCTGAAACTGTTTTAAAATCCACAAGTTCTTTACACTTTAAGATAACAGAGTGCAAAAGATTCTTCATACGAAAAAGCACAAGAAAAAACGATATTTTAGTAAGAAGAGAACCTGTGTATAGGCATAACATgagtttatttaaatcaataacaaaaaagaatagacttttggaaaattttcaacCAGCCGTAATACGAAAATATGGAGTGAAAGTCAAAGAGGAAAAGGCTAATGATGTCAAAAAGTTGTTACTAAAGCACTTTGGAGAACAGTGGAAGCTGAATGTTGAATTagtttatttcaagaaattttttgaaCGGAATAATCTGGGTCCAGAAGACGAAGAATCCCGAATTCGTTGTTTGAACTTCAATCTTAATTAATAACCTTCCTAATTATTAAGTGatgtgttaaaaattttattttagtaatgatgttcaataaataaaaaatgtcaaaaatgtctTGAGTAGTTTTAATACTGTGTTCCGTAGCAAAATCAGTAATCTCCGTAATACGTCACAATAAAACTTACAATATCCGAATGTTTATATCAAAGTCAACAAtctccaatttttatttttaaattatggtggTATTATTGATCCTAAGAtgtttttagaatatatttatACTAAGAAGGAGATTTACTAACAAACTACAAACTTATATTGTGAAAAAATACGTTTTCGTATATCTAAATCATTTTTCACCGATTGCCAGACTTATGCTGCGTGAGAGATTGCTGCTTTTGTTATGACATGCctcatatgttttttttttggtaatagtTGCAGATCTGGATATAgcacatatatttataataatattttttcacataTTTCTCAAATCGCAAAAGTCAATTAATtagttttgataaaataattttgtatttatgttgTACTACAATATTCTTCAATAAACAGAATTTTAGAACACACTAACTTTGAAAAGGAATATAAAACGTGGAAGGATATCCACAATTTAAACCAGGCACTTTTTACTTTAAATCTTTAAGTATCTCAAAGTaacatctatttttttttgcgcAGTGAAATTCTTTATATAGCATTACCgatagaaaaaactaaattacttaatataaataaaaaataataatgtcgCATCAATATTATGAACAAATTTACTCTACTTCAGTGTCGAAACCAAAATCTCAATAGTTTGCCTACACCGTAATCGATATCTCAAAATATACACTCACTAACTGAGGCAAAGAAATCTATATAAGCCAAAtgtacaatttaatatttgctTCTCCAATGcccaaaaaaagataatatattgtgttaatactattttaaataaaatcccgAAACAAAGAAGAAACTAAATTTGCTTCGAGAATTTAACGATTCTTCTTACATATCAGCTTTTactaataaagattaagagTGATTCTTAAAGAGCCATACAACAGTGCAAATAGACATAATAAAGTATATAGAAAACATTATTTGCAAATCCGGTGTTCGTTCTTCTTAGCAATGACCTAGTGTATTAAAAAGGGGCTTACGTGCAAAAGcaagtttttgcaaaaactatTCGAAAAGGTAAACAATTCTTTTTGTCAGTTTCTCGTTAGTTGTCTCCTTTTCTCGATATTAtgatattattgttaatttcgCAATACTTAATGAGAAATACGAAGAATTAAGTTTGCAAATGTTTTCATTGTTATCGCGCCGACCgtctttttttattaccttctttatactcttctttttttattatcttctaTTGGTAAAGCGGAATAAGAGATGCTTGCCAAATTTCTTTCTAAAGATTATTAAAATACCAAAGGCCAAAGAATTATACCACGAAAAATTATCGAGAAAACGAGAAACAATTGTTTagaattgtcaaaaaaattactcgGTTTAGTAATACTAAGTCTTATTGAAGCCGGAgtcataaaatgaaaatttagaaaGCGTTGATTTAAAGGTTGCCCAACAAAAGAAATATGGACAAAGAAAGAATAGATACGTTACGAGGTATAAGGTCTAGTTTACTTTCTACAacgtacatttttttgaaattataactttttggtttttacCATTTAAATAGCATCTTAAACTCTGTCCTAATTGgcaaaaaagtggaaaataattttttcacaccTAAGCCTCGATTTCATAACAATATATGAAACAGTAAAACAAAAGAACGAGGTAACATAACAATATATGAATATAGTTTCGGGTGATCAAGGAAAGTGAGCAATTGTGATTATGGTAAGAACCTAACACAGGACAATTCccagttttttttatcaaaaacgtCAAATAGTTTATAATCTACTTTACCATTGCATAAATAGGTTATTAAGACAGTAAATTGAGGTAATATTTATAGctgatttttttcgatttattcaaaataaagttCGAGGCCTATTAACCCATTCGTTCCCATTGTACTCAAGTACAGTGAACAAAAAGATCTAGTGCTGacatctattttttaattttgaaatttctgtGAAAAGTAGGGATCTGTAAACAAGTATAATTTCATGTAGACGTTTAAAAATGTCTACATGAAAttataagtaattaaattaaaagtatcgCGATGCagaattttgttgttgttgattTCGATAGTTAGTGTCCAACTAGTGTTAAAATCCTGTGACTGCCCAAcgtaagttattattttttgttaccaTTTGATAAATCACTATGTTTCATTGTTGATTATAATGGTCTTAGGGGATcataaaacatatttgtttttgtaagccAGTAATATTACCATTCTGTTATCACAAAATGGCTCCCCGAACCTTACTGTACTTATTTGAGTACAGTGGGCACTCAGTGtctattttaggaaaaatgttTTGGgtcctaatttttataaagtaaaaaaaattatatgtgatGAAATATGGTCTAATtaattacttacaaaaaaaaatatacaactgaaaccaaaaaatggattttgatTACGATGCCTATGTACCAATTCCCACCTCAAATTTTTATGGTAAAAGGTATCAAAGGCTTGAAGCTGCCCTAGAAGATATCTGTTTGACAAATAAGAACGTTCCAGCTGATATCATTATAATACCACCTGATCCTGACAGTCAGACTAACGAAGAGGATATAGATGATGATTTGATTGAAAAGAATGAAGTAAGCCAGTTTCCTAGGGATATCCTAGGTCAAATTGAGGTACACTATGTGGATGAGAATGAAGATACTAGTGATGAAGAAATGGATATGCCGTTATCTGTTTTGCACCAAAATCTACTAAAAGGCTCTGCAGCTATCAAACTAGAAGATGCTGGTCAATCGTTGTGAAAAAAAATCCAGTGAACCCAGATgaactgaaaatattattgatatatcTTTACCATCAACGCTTGGGCCGCTGATCGGTTAGAAATAGTCAAAAGCAACTTACAGGATTGTACTCCAATTGAAATCTTTGAAAAAAGATTTGATGACAAGATTGTTGAACttatattcctttaaaaaaaataatcatgccAAGTTACCATTGTATTCATTTGAGTACATATGTATATCTAAGTTATCTTTAGAATATAGATTTTATATATCGTTTTGTTAAGAATATAGATATTATCACAATgacgtgtatttttttttttatttttttttactaaaaggTACCGTGGGATCTAATGGGTTAAATGAAATATTACTATTGGTATCTATTATTctgtaaaataacaaataaagtaaaatcagctcgttaaaaatattataaatcatatctctttaagttatgcatctttGTTAAATAAAAGCAAACTACAACCCAGTTACCCACTTGAAACtgatttaatatttgtataatatatatatttaactgaaatttgttaaaattgcTTTTGATAGATAAACAACTTTAGTTTAACTTCCCACACTGTATATTTAATAGCAAAACTCTACAAGTTATACATATATATCATATGGCTGGCGTTGCTGTATATtaagtttgttttaaattctGTTCGTTTCATGTTTCTTATAGAAACTCGATAAcctcaatagttttttttgtccTTTAAGAGTTCTCGTTTTCTTGTCGTTATCTTGGAGACCAATAATAACGTTCCTTGTTAACTGGACCGTTAAAATCAATAGGACTTCAATGTCTGTTACATTTATAGAAACAAAGGAAAGGCAAAAAGTCCTGAATGTATTTTTATAACGTTTCTGAACTGAAGTGGGATAAAATCACGATTCTCGTATTTGGGTATTTGGGACGTTTCGCTTAAAAGTCGGAACGATGCTCAGTTGACCTATTTGTAAATACTGCAAACTTTTTCCTTTTGCTTTTTCTcgtaaaaaaaagtagtttacATTTTTATGCAGTTTAAGTtttaaggataaaaataattaaaaaaggttttattctCGTGGCCAAATAGTAGTTTAAATAATGGGTGTGACAAATCCGACTTTttgcataaattatttaactctgtactttgcttttatattaaaataaatttacattcaTATAACTATTTCGCTTAGTTtcagaacattttaaaaaattattctaaaagtaattgatttttcttgtaaCGATGGCTTACAAAATTTTCTGCTTTATTTTCtacaatactttaaaattattaattatatttgtaattttaaatctaaattaattatttttttgcactttGTTTCCGCTTTCAcagctaaaattaaaagaataatttaatctttttatttatttatctaatttgcttatccaaaatctaacatattaatataattattaattatactttattaaaattattattattaaaatccaacATGTTGTTACTTATGGCTGCGACCCCATAAGGCGTCATGTGGAAAGCCAATCGTATCAAAGACCACTCCTCGCGTTTTCTCGGTTAGTGATTTTTGGCCAAGTTCATTGGCCGAAGCAACCGAAGAGACTCAAGAATGACAGATTTCTGCATCTTCATTGTCGGGTGTTCGGAATCTTGACATGCCAGAATCTTTTCAGTTCTTCCACTAGGGTAATCTTTATACCTCCCAAAACGCCGACGATTAGGAGAGCCAGTCGCACAGTATATCCCGGGTAGAGCCTGCCATTCAAATCTAGGTATTTGGCACGCTTTTCCGGTTCTTTGTGGTCGATGTTTGTTTCCGCTGGTACAGAAAACTCTATTAcatatataaacttttttccCTTATCAAGCAGAATGAAGGCAGACTTGTTAGCCTGAATTCGGTATGCAGTATAAATAGCATTATTCCAATAAATGTGGCAGTTATTGTTCTCCACAGTCGCCTGAAGCAAATGGCAAAATCCGTGTTCAATCCAAATTGTAGTAGTACCTGAGGTAAAAGTCAAGCACCATAAGAGTATTGCTGTGTCGATGAATTGCAATGAATGGTTGCAATAGTTACATTAATCGAGCTGCAGATTTAGCATCTAAAGAGTTGTTCCCGTATCTTCCATTCTCTACTCTGAGCTTTGCGCATTTGTCCAATCCAAAACTTCATGCCTACATGTCTGATATATTCATAAACCGCCTTGAGAGACTGCTGAACTCGCGCTCACTAGTTGTGTAATGATTATGATCATCCatgtaaaatatatatgttaCCTTGTGTTCACATCTTGCTGGTGATCCATAGTGATAACAGCATGTCTTGGAAAGGGATATGGATACCGGTAGCAGCAATATAAAGAGCAATATAAAGCAATATAAAGAGCAGAAGACTAAGTGAGTTGCTTTGGAAAACACCTCTCCTGAATGCAACGGGCTCTGTGACGTTCCAGAGTGTCTTTAGTCATTCGATAATATAAGAATAGGACAAACTTTAAGGTATTTAAGCAGATGTAATAATAGTTCATGTGATGTTGTGTCAAAAGCTTTTTTATAGTCAATGCAAGCCATACTTAGGTTGCGCCTAAATTGTATTGAATCTTGGGTAACTTATGTTTAATTAGAAGATCTTGCAACAACTTGATAAGAACAGGTTCTATTGTATCCAATGTTCGATAATATCAAATTTTCGTAAATATCTTGTAATATCGGTCTTTAGATTTTCGACTGCTGTAGGTCTTCCTTCTTCGATATCAGTATTGTTGTGTGAATGGTTCTTAACACCCTCTAAgttactttaaacttttttcctGCTCGGTGACTGGCATTTCTCTGCAGTAGGcgctaaaatttttaaaaactggagtGTCGTGTCGCAAAGGCTTTGTTGTCTCAtaaacatttttccaaaattctttTACTTGGAACGATAGTGTTGATAACCATGAGGTCGAGACAGCACTGCTTGATGATCTTAAGCATCATTCTATTTAGTTTATGATGCTGCTTGTGTagttttaaatctatttttccaATCTTTTTGGTAAAAGCTTTGTTAACCAAAATACAATCTTATTGGTTAAACATAACCTTCTGGATTGTCTAAGATCAGTTACTTGGTAGCTTCATATAGTACATTTTTAAGTGCCAATATAACCGCGTTTTCTAGAAATCCATTATCAGCGTGTGCGTATCCTATAATTTTAAGTGAAGCCTGATGTTAATATACACTTTTCATCATCGGCGATTCGGGAAGTGATTTAATTCTTAATTCCTCCCACTGGTTGGCTGGTTATACGTTGTTTTCCAGCTGATGAACCTGCTGGGCTATTTCTTATTGTTGCGGAGAGATGATTATATTGTGGAAGTTTCTTACACCATGCGGGTGTAGCCTAGTCATATAGCCTGTCCTAGTGGTTTCACTAAGTTTATATGCATCTCTAAAATTATCCTTTCGCCcatattaatttgtataaagcGTCCATTTCCATTTCCAAGGTCATTTAAGGGCATCCGTCCCGTTGCTCTTTCAACCTGTCCTATACCTCTATCTATCCAAATGGCAATTCGGATTGTTATTAGCTTGCTCATTATTTGTTCTAGTGAGAATGTGAGATATCCATAGTACTACGAGATGTTACTCCACATTGCCCCGATGGTTACCGGTATGATGTCAGCTATCGGGTCTTTTCTGAGTTTGATGGTACCCGCACCTCGCTGGCAGTCTTGCATCGAATATACGTGCTAGGTAGTACTAAAAAATAGACTgtgaaaaaaagtgtttgaCCACTTATAAAGGTGGTAGCGGAGAAGGTGGCGAAGAGGAAGACGGAGAGTTTTTCGGATACTGACTACACATGTCAGTGGTTTGGAAGCTTATTTTAATCCCAAAATTACAGTATTGAAATAGATGTATTTAATAGTCAACAAATATGACTCAATGTATTTCTATTATTGGAGAGGTTTATcatgtttatatttagtttaagccAATATCCACATCGTCATCTTTCTTTATGAAAACAGAAAGCAACTGTAATATAAATGCGTTTGTATAATAACTGACGTAGTGTTTTTACTAATACAAAGACCGATTCATTAGGTCCGTATTAGTCTGTATTAAAAGGGATATATTTAAGATTCATTCCTTTTTCGACTTTTGCTTCATTCGCtgcttaagtaataaaaataaaagaatagttattataatttgtgtttttgttctacccatattcttaatatacagaAACAGTATGGAACTGAGGTGACGGTGATAtcgtttttaaggaaaaaatattttgctaataaagtatatttaatcGAAAATTCAACAGTAGAGTTTCAGAATCCATTTTTCAAGTGTACTTCTCCAAAACTCAATACGGAATAACCTAATACACGcgaaaatagcaaaaaaatttgaacGCTCCACTACTAGCCAGCAAGTATGCGCTTTTCTGCCATGCGCTCTCCTTGATCCTCGCCGATCTGCTGTCCACCTTATGTGTGGCCGCACACTAAGCGTAAGTCAGTCTCAGTGGCCAGACCTTTTTTATCAGCCTTCCGTTTTACCTTTTTTAGGTGCCGAAATCTTGAAACAGTCGGTCATCGTGACTAAAATGGGTTTTTGAGACTTATACTGGCATTGGTTTAGATACAAATCAATAGATGTTTTAATTTGGCtttagatacaaaaatttaaCTGACGACAGGTGAacatcattattattaatattaatattatataaaacaatacTTCTTAAGTTAAATATAATTCTAAAGAGAATTCTTAAATTAGTAGTTACTAAACTTTTTCGACACTCAGTTTCTACAGTATGAAAAATAATTCATCGTAAACCACAATGATAGGTCTATGAtgagatttattattattgtatgcaaattaaataaatttatttagtaaatagaCATTAAACAGTACTTAAAGCATCGCTCCAATATACGTATGTCAGAGATGAGGGCACACACAagttggtttaaattatttttttttagtaagtgATAGACAATTAAGAACCAGTAGGTAATtatcttagtttttaaaaacacGACATTTTGGTCGGTAAGTATCTTTACTCCACAATTTAAGCTTGATAATGTCTTAATAGACCTACCAACCAAAATTTCACAAGCTAAGAAATCGGACAATCAGCTACATCCTTAGTTGCTTACAGCATAGCAGTCTTTCGTAAGTAACTCCGAGAGGCCCAAATCTAGAAGAAACAcattatttggaaaatttaaaaaaaatagtttatcagAATGCGAattctaataaaagaaaaatgtactaatattatgttatacatatataatttcGAACATACTCAATAACTGTATCTTGGTTGCCACTGAATTTTCCATGAAGGTATGTTTTGGTTAATTATTAGGCTTTGACATCTGTTCACTGCTAAGATGTATAGATTAACTCTGTTTACTGAATAAATAATATGCCTgaactgtatatatatatggtGTTTGTATATATCATTTTATTGCTAAAGTTCGGAAGTGTACTCAAGTAGCTTTAATAGAAAATGAGGACATAATATAAACTTAGCAAGTAAGTAAAGTAAATATTAGTAACTTAGTAAAcattaaataacaatttatttatataaacattaaCTTATAAAACCGAATTATGGATACTAATGATAGACGTAATAATAGACGtatataagtaattatttttcattatattaagaaaaacattgttttatttcaattttgaaattggtgatACGAtgtacactattgttaactgATTATTGCAGTACATTAattcatttagatatgtaaagtaaagctgaagaattttattttatcctgatcTATATCTGATGCCAACaaagtaacctttttgattaggcatttgctttagatattgcgattaaataataaaattatgagatttcttattaaataaaatttaaattttcccgCCTTCCTTTGGCAACGCCTTTCTACAattttaattggtccaattacatacgtcaaactgtcaagttagttacaacagtttccgttgccaagcgagaggacgctagcagaAGAATTTTAATCAGTTTGTATGAAACCACCActtttctatatatttgtgttttgtggtcCATAGGTTACATTTGTCCTGTCTGGGATTCACCAGTTCATAAAACACCAATTTATACTACGAATTTATGCCTCTAACATATACATTTgttgtatttaattttgttattatataattttgctATTTTGTTAGGTTTTAACGAAAAAATCCTACCGCAACCTCAATTTACGGTAAGCTTTTTAAAccgctaaaaaatataaaaattgttttttggcGCCACTGGACATTCGCTGGACATGTTCAACCCTGGCAGGGCAACTTCACACCGCTCGACTGTAGCCTGTAATAGTTGTCATTGATTCGATAGTCTTTATTACCGTCAAATCagtataaaaattgtaattgtataacatttttcaattttttatgctCACGGTAATCATGCTCATCAAAATTAAAGTGGTTTCACTTTAACTCAAAAGTATAATATCATCTAATAAATATTACGGACAATGACTTCCATTTCAGCCTCGAGTCCCGacgaataatttgatatttagaaGTTCAAGATACTTTcaacgttaaataaattttccctTTTATAAATACTTTCTCCCTTGTCGgtgtaatataatttaatacgaTTTTCCTAATAGAGGTATATTGCTTCTTTGTAGCAAAGAGGAAACCTtatataaacattaattttattggtaCTTTTATATTTACCTTATATTAATGCAATCTTGATTTCACAGTtatattttacagattttttttgctgaaaaatgttAAGTTATCATATATTAATGattatatgaaatattatttatttattgttttgagtTATTATCTCGCTAAGCGCAAAATAGAAGTCACTCAAGTGGGCCATAAACAGTagccattttcaaaaaaagtggTGCCTAATTACTCAAGACATTAAATTACGATTTTTATTTGACGTCATTCTTCCAACTTACAAAATTCCAcgatattcaaataaaaaattatttaaaaaaaattaaaattatttttaagaatccCAATAATACTAAACGTCTCGGGATTTTAAAGCTTACATAAAATGGTAAATTCTATCAGACAGCGATATCACAGTCAAAACACACAAccaaaaaatttgctttaaaaataattaatattcagAACTATTATAACTAACTTAACTATTATAACGAAATAATTTATGAACTATTATAAcgaactattttattatatagccaATGTAACGGAAACAG comes from Anthonomus grandis grandis chromosome 4, icAntGran1.3, whole genome shotgun sequence and encodes:
- the LOC126735055 gene encoding uncharacterized protein LOC126735055; translated protein: MPSKLPVAPQCSHHSGALQCKKLTIRDLKAFHEKFYSTYDKLKEFPFILKYTQVLNIKRRRPKNEMHSRKQFHTKYFVSSIERTLIPVCQQTFLNSLNIKSLRVQRAIGNFMKTGTAPQENRGGDYKSKKFKNKCLAVILFLKSLKCDSSHYCRSSSMRQYLSSDLNINKLIRLYNDQAASELKVKHTYFWKIFSTKFILGFEHPVTDACSTCIQLSLKIKSETDVNKKPKLMAEKQVHKYKAKAFFDLVRKKRDDLITFCFDCEKNAPFPKIPDQSCYYSRQLYLYNFTITQGSSKDTLFKNNTFCYVWTEDVHKKGSNEIASALYHRLQNTDFHYKKVIGLVAYGCGGQNKNITVITACSFWFQQKAPQNIETIELVFPITGHSFIPPDRVFGNIEKKIKTFENIVNPDQYKDIISEHGTIIELGSDCIIPDFKAAAETVLKSTSSLHFKITECKRFFIRKSTRKNDILVRREPVYRHNMSLFKSITKKNRLLENFQPAVIRKYGVKVKEEKANDVKKLLLKHFGEQWKLNVELVYFKKFFERNNLGPEDEESRIRCLNFNLN